One Tenebrio molitor chromosome 2, icTenMoli1.1, whole genome shotgun sequence genomic region harbors:
- the LOC138124675 gene encoding spatacsin has translation MKEMNPIPPPTLNKETVGVWHGWSNIGDKEVAREAAAKGLHTNLAVAFLAARKKIKLEDAEIWFKEEVLKWVHELLERKQIFKASHVLNNINVDSKKEFSKIFYASVDGDLREYIGKHLQKGDGLERNLQELWCFLNLILENENLIPECNLPLKSIECLDKQNDNYKSEIATILFLRTDDSRLKRFLNAKTLWRHLLINNDLNHLLIWIGTKYKSDVEDVVEENLLDQFKKFSITEEMLNLISSAELGVSVEIRNALFNELSKLGIFQPEEKNDFILLLKRWKDSCSLANLYQILIKNSSVVTLDNFIKLLIEYCLSKQHFTVLSASIKHLQIPTTNSELMNLFEDFCKLVNDFNEILLSNNIFKLCCTLSSDVVTYFKDNPTVFLSFLFFAVKDVADVMIKSILIINDIILNDCMPSMLEQFSVLNSIYYNKIRGVPRYNLNIYNLIGKHLKIDKEHLFKFRFIDNKLVHFNTHKVVQDYSYYKKINYKFYVKQTRPSIASKMFVLNELDMYSSLKEKHQEVVEKKICRLAITNFECDKTCASCISFSKMLGLNSTKLRVLLRAARTLYNSGYDQKYLLELFFNNDDDTYTVQNLLEKILIETVESDSFLNGAHVIKAVKMFEVVVQCSELNNIKLPELFLKYFASRNLWLPFLILAQIHDYPIDQIKLLTQFFKSPNMLEHLTHGVVHHIEIEEKNVLIRERDSRKYLLSKVGVRKNVEIVAQHSSHSLKSQSSFESGESSSSSDLFEIDVSNIKATLLQTLIRCHNSTDPPKALLQASQLYRNPLLAIFATSYEPDSVITNWLTWLTVSCEMCKMFTNYEAAAVSANSVTNLLEKCLRSGHPKTVLESFEIFIPENPLKIFMEFLYNYYKLNFNSSLLLAKLETFQVSLKSSRKNSTISETDREMTYLNNKLWIETTAVRLLLAVIGCSCTSSYEQISIVESLCNIKIWEYFSCDCPDFDNVLSILKALYYSNSNVTLDISVIFDMKNSRQAVVSCINELLDGQQYRVALKIAQIEKLPPDLILVKKWQSKMNDRSDQHFWQICNESFTKHNVTADCVVDFYVDCSETFSDFLEKFTLLKLAWEWAQKYDLSCQYELEKKMWIAFLRLEEKNRDLDIFDIQSTSYLYKDLINTLGNIVPVEDELNKDFASQIDRIVSFALNRGNFWLALKLQKMFNCKNTDLETLKLCHSLAEGILLPYQLNAEQRLLLSNVNYLRTYSSHKKTYLSTRISTVSSSSHSPANSLHIQTTDCIDSYMNDTLAILKLLSEHLHNGLEIGQNIFMNYRISINIDIPYQVVVVATDYMKLLRDALGHNCLNKLDVVHDFIWAYKWSKHDVADFICEELVNATSRYVDSQQDRLTMWDLSLDQDFVQVLQLLQDNCSILGYKIYSYASTLYKSHIESESLFKTSNLALVTELLIRAHECFTADCNMEGISMILKKSKEIVANFLVLQDWKLIVRLLTGIGRYTEMNYVFQILKENDQFEFLLRKGLRKDGALKVALLEYLNKFCPDNRDLYKIVALHFTLFSEVAMLWEKEAQNVIKNLVTISKLEMQNNKMNPEEEPFILFQNTDSTKKFLRKALENYIHATDFHLQGEKLNKAINSTRQAELVALQLGIISEVPTNGLVICLLNLRSSQIVSLISSKLNFEQSLILVEAYNFHTDWASVLYEQYVIKNNSIFLEGFLKHLPLTETLIYDMSRKFITTSVNSMSSIECMKNVLNRLSSLHMKYRIASELGFTDLVEDLIATGQLVYLKDTVWKKGYKS, from the exons ATGAAAGAAATGAATCCCATACCTCCCCCAACTTTGAACAAAGAAACAGTAGGTGTGTGGCACGGATGGAGTAACATTGGTGATAAAGAAGTAGCAAGAGAAGCAGCAGCAAAAGGCTTACATACTAACTTAGCAGTTGCTTTTTTAGCAGcgcgcaaaaaaattaaacttgaagaTGCAGAAATTTGGTTTAAAGAAGAG gtaCTCAAATGGGTGCATGAATTGTTAGAGAGAAAACAAATCTTCAAAGCATCACATGTTTTAAACAACATCAATGTTGATTCAAAAAAggagttttcaaaaattttttatgCAAGTGTTGATGGAGATTTACGAGAGTATATTGGTAAACATCTCCAGAAAGGTGATGGATTGGAAAGAAATTTACAAGAATTATGGTGTTTTCTTAACCTCATCTTGGAAAATGAAAACTTGATACCAGAGTGTAACTTACCATTAAAAAGTATAGAGTGCCTTGATAAACAAAATGATAACTACAAATCTGAAATAGCTACAATTCTTTTTCTTAGGACAGATG ATAGTCGATTGAAAAGATTTTTGAACGCTAAAACGCTTTGGAGGcacttattaattaataacgaCTTAAATCACTTATTAATTTGGATAGGCACGAAATATAAGTCAGATGTGGAAGATGTAGTAGAAGAAAACTTGCTTGAtcaatttaagaaattttctATAACTGAAGAAatgctaaatttaatttcaagtGCTGAACTGGGTGTCTCTGTAGAAATTAGAAATGCACTATTTAACGAGTTGAGCAAACTAGGAATATTTCAAcctgaagaaaaaaatgattttatatTACTTTTAAAAAGATGGAAAGATTCATGTAGTTTAGCAAATTTGTACCAAATCTTAATCAAAAATTCGTCAGTAGTGACTctagataattttattaaactatTAATCGAATATTGTTTAAGTAAACAACATTTTACCGTTTTAAGTGCTTCCATAAAACATCTTCAGATACCAACGACAAATTCAGAACTCATGAATCTATTCGAGGATTTTTGCAAACTGGTAAACGACTTTAacgaaattttattatctaacaacatttttaaattgtgttgTACGTTGTCAAGTGATGTTGTAACTTATTTTAAAGATAATCCAAcagtttttttatcttttttattttttgccgTAAAGGATGTAGCAGACGTAATGATAAAGtctatattaattattaatgatataataCTGAATGATTGTATGCCGAGCATGCTGGAACAATTTTCcgttttaaattcaatttattacaacaaaattaGGGGAGTACCTCGAtataatttaaacatttacaatttgattggtaaacatttgaaaattgaCAAGGagcatttgtttaaatttagatttattGACAACAAATTGGTTCACTTTAATACCCACAAAGTCGTACAAGATTACAGTTACTACAAgaaaatcaattacaaattttatgtgAAACAGACAAGACCGAGTATCGcatcaaaaatgtttgtctTAAATGAGTTAGATATGTACAGTTCACTCAAAGAAAAACACCAAGAGGTGGTCGAGAAAAAGATATGTAGGCTGgcaataacaaattttgaatgtgatAAAACGTGCGCAAGTTGCATATCCTTTTCGAAAATGCTTGGATTGAATTCTACCAAACTAAGAGTACTACTTAGGGCAGCAAGAACACTGTACAACTCAGGATACGACCAAAAATATCTTTTGGagttatttttcaacaacGACGACGACACTTACACCGTTCAAAATCTTCTCGAGAAAATCCTGATAGAAACGGTCGAATCTGATTCGTTTTTGAACGGGGCCCATGTAATCAAAGCagtgaaaatgtttgaagTTGTCGTCCAATGCAGCGAGCTGAACAACATCAAATTACCCGAACTGTTTCTCAAGTACTTTGCTAGTCGCAATCTGTGGCTGCCATTTTTGATTCTGGCCCAAATCCACGACTATCCCATCGATCAAATTAAACTGCTCACGCAGTTTTTCAAAAGCCCCAACATGTTGGAACACTTGACGCACGGCGTCGTTCACCACATAGAGATAGAAGAGAAAAACGTTTTGATCCGAGAGAGGGATTCTCGCAAGTACTTGTTGTCAAAAGTGGGCGTACGCAAAAACGTTGAGATCGTGGCCCAGCACAGTTCGCACTCGCTCAAGTCTCAATCTAGTTTTGAAAGTGGAGAAAGCTCCTCGAGTTCGGATTTGTTCGAGATTGACGTCTCCAACATCAAGGCCACTTTGCTTCAAACTTTGATTCGATGCCACAACAGCACAGATCCGCCAAAAGCGTTGCTCCAAGCCAGTCAACTTTATCGCAACCCCCTTTTGGCAATTTTTGCTACAAGCTATGAG CCCGACTCGGTAATAACAAATTGGTTGACCTGGCTTACCGTTTCGTGTGAAATGTGCAAAATGTTTACAAACTACGAGGCAGCTGCAGTTTCTGCAAATTCAGTCACAAATTTGTTGGAGAAGTGTTTGAGAAGTGGCCATCCCAAAACTGTACTGGAGAGTTTTGAGATATTTATCCCT GAAAATccgctgaaaatatttatggagTTTTTGTATAATTATTACAAGCTGAATTTTAACAGTTCACTTTTATTAGCAAAGTTAGAGACATTTCAAGTGTCATTGAAGAGttctagaaaaaatagcaCCATCAGTGAAACGGACCGCGAAATGACTTATCTGAATAACAAATTATGGATAGAAACAACTGCAGTGCGTCTCTTGTTAGCTGTGATCGGTTGCAGTTGCACTTCTTCGTACGAGCAGATTTCAATTGTCGAAAGTTTGTGCAATATTAAAATTTGGGAGTATTTTTCTTGTGACTGTCCAGATTTTGACAATgttttgagcattctgaaagCCTTGTATTACAGCAACAGTAACGTTACGTTGGATATTAGTGTCATATTTGATATGAAAAACAGTCGACAAGCTGTCGTGTCTTGCATTAACGAGTTACTAGACGGGCAGCAATATCGAGTAGCCTTAAAAATAGCTCAAATTGAGAAGTTACCGCCGGATTTAATACTGGTGAAAAAATGGCAAAGCAAAATGAACGATCGCAGCGACCAACACTTTTGGCAAATTTGCAATGAATCTTTCACCAAACACAACGTTACGGCAGACTGTGTTGTCGATTTTTATGTGGATTGCTCTGAAACATTTTCAgactttttggaaaaattcacCTTGTTGAAACTTGCATGGGAGTGGGCACAAAAGTACGATTTGAGTTGTCAGTACGAACTGGAGAAGAAAATGTGGATTGCGTTCTTACGCTTGGAGGAGAAAAATAGAGATCTTGACATCTTCGATATTCAGTCGACGTCGTATTTGTACAAAGATCTAATAAACACGTTGGGCAATATTGTGCCGGTTGAAGACGAACTGAATAAAGATTTTGCGAGTCAAATTGATCGTATTGTCTCGTTTGCACTGAACAGGGGCAACTTCTGGTTGGCTCTGAAGCTTCAGAAAATGTTCAACTGCAAGAACACTGATTTGGAAACTTTGAAACTGTGTCACAGTTTAGCCGAGGGAATTTTGTTGCCGTATCAGCTGAACGCAGAACAGCGCTTGTTGCTTTCGAATGTCAATTATTTGAGGACGTACAGCAGTCACAAAAAGACATACTTATCAACGAGGATATCCACAGTTAGTTCGT CTTCACACAGTCCGGCAAATTCGCTGCACATACAGACAACTGATTGTATCGATTCGTACATGAATGACACGTTAGCCATTTTGAAATTGCTTTCGGAACACTTACACAACGGATTAGAGATcggacaaaatattttcatgaattACAGGATTAGCATCAACATTGATATTCCCTACCAAGTTGTTGTAGTCGCCACAGATTACATGAAACTTTTAAGAGATGCTTTGGGGCACAACTGTTTGAACAAACTAGATGTGGTGCACGATTTTATATGGGCGTACAAATGGTCAAAGCACGAC GTGGCCGATTTTATCTGCGAAGAACTAGTTAATGCGACTTCACGTTACGTGGACTCACAACAAGATCGACTGACTATGTGGGACTTAAGCCTAGATCAAGATTTCGTTCAAGTTCTCCAACTCTTGCAAGATAACTGTTCAATACTGGGCTACAAGATTTACTCATATGCTAGCACATTGTACAAATCCCACATAGAATCGGAGTCCCTTTTCAAAACATCGAATCTGGCACTGGTGACTGAACTGTTAATCAGAGCTCACGAGTGCTTCACCGCCGACTGTAACATGGAAGGCATTTCCATGATTTTGAAGAAATCGAAAGAAATCGTTGCGAATTTTTTGGTCCTGCAAGATTGGAAGTTGATCGTCAGACTGTTAACCGGAATCGGGAGATACACCGAAATGAACTACGtttttcaaattctaaaagAAAACGATCAGTTCGAGTTTTTGCTTCGAAAAGGTTTGCGAAAAGATGGCGCTCTTAAGGTGGCGCTCTTGGAGTATCTTAACAAGTTTTGTCCCGACAATCGCGACCTTTACAAGATCGTCGCCTTGCATTTTACTTTGTTCTCAGAAGTGGCGATGTTATGGGAAAAGGAAGCtcaaaatgtcataaaaaatttggtgacaatttctaaattggaaatgcaaaataataaaatgaaccCGGAAGAAGAACCCTTTATTTTGTTTCAGAATACGGacagtacaaaaaaatttttgcgtaAA GCTTTGGAAAATTATATTCACGCTACAGATTTTCATCTGCAAGGTGAAAAACTTAACAAAGCCATAAATTCAACAAGACAGGCCGAATTAGTAGCCTTACAGCTCGGAATCATAAGTGAAGTCCCCACTAATGGCTTAGTAATTTGTTTACTCAATTTAAGGAGTAGTCAAATCGTTTCTTTGATTTCGTCAAAGCTCAA ttTTGAGCAGTCTTTGATATTAGTTGAAGCCTACAATTTCCATACTGATTGGGCTTCAGTATTGTATGAGCAATATGTgataaaaaacaattcaatatttttggaaggTTTCTTAAAACACCTTCCACTTACTGAAACGTTAATTTACGACATGTCTAggaaatttattacaacaagTGTCAACTCGATGAGTTCAATTGAATGTATGAAGAATGTGCTGAACAGATTGTCTTCGCTTCACATGAAATACAGAATAGCAAGTGAGCTGGGTTTTACTGATTTAGTAGAGGATTTGATTGCTACTGGTCAACTAGTGTATTTAAAGGACACTGTGTGGAAGAAGGGATACAAAAGTTAA
- the LOC138124676 gene encoding uncharacterized protein isoform X1, with protein sequence MSAMEPKSTPAEINATSRLPYHHRNPSYTIRVICCILFICLTEICLAHYVYRLINSEIRSDYVTKQDFRQYFLNEIRSVDGRNEIFRILREFGRTGNTSNRKKRSATENLNYNMLGSPSDEPHVEFFNPELRSTLEAKDELIRQQTGNKGAAPGGDSWIWLTSYSRIPEKALEGYCKKVHQFCPPGRPGPVGPPGTEGPKGERGDKGFPGVPGQMGHRGLPGFPGEKGSQGRSGLDGRDGIPGEPGLDGMPGRNGYDGVPGVNGKPGLPGKDGRNGTDGKSGLPGPQGPPGPQGPKGLTGPKGKPGRHGRDGDPGKPGGTFYQINGKNISELLIPPSIAGAQLNPMGPIVVHEGENVRLHCSATGNPNPHVTWMKLGKRPISRGAWQDTGVSGHTLNITKVNRVHMGQYKCLADNGIPPQASQTFNLEVYFPPLIRIYNQVVEVPTGSSAVLECETEAYPESIRYWERSDGRLLENGNKYQIDNSLDRDLYKAKMQLNITRVHPNDMSYKYYCVTKNELKTIRGELQIQEQQPGRSRQQLNDKKTSVYGNLPPVQVSEEDLCGPPVQCPECETCSASGVSLIDLISRWNIRKFGNIMYDGDFPNRTINCVLYAVGKPVYHRYTEHNNGCWMRDSNPQLEKDSEKFWVTQEDDPKHLYEFDNKTMFRRNTPSKKYPLSYQFKGNAHVVYNGSFYYHAKSTNRIIKFSLLTGNSYNLSLPFPYSSNSTNLYTGQFNYMDFNVDDNGLWVIFPVPDSNNTAIMKMDVNLMKINYIWNVSINHHKVGEMFIVCGVLYAVDSVSDRNTKIRFALDLYNEKLLDVNLAFSNPFKKTTMIGYNHRNKELYTWDKGNQLTYPVRYHELDYNSTDKDDKTMGSDFAQRDMPTGYNIYH encoded by the exons ATGTCGGCAATGGAACCGAAATCCACTCCGGCTGAAATCAACGCGACCAGCAGGCTACCTTATCACCACCGCAATCCCAGCTACACGATTCGCGTAATCTGTTGCATCCTCTTCATTTGCCTCACCGAAATCTGTTTGGCCCACTACGTCTACAGACTGATTAATTCCGAAATCCGCAGTGACTACGTGACCAAACAAGATTTTCGTCAGTATTTCCTCAACGAAATTCGGAGTGTAGATGGCAGGAACGAAATTTTTCGAATCTTGCGCGAATTCGGACGGACGGGGAACACTTCAAACAGAAAGAAGAGAAGTGCcacagaaaatttaaattacaacaTGCTGGGTTCGCCGAGCGACGAGCCTCACGTGGAATTTTTTAACCCTGAATTGCGTAGCACACTCGAAGCTAAGGACGAATTAATTCGTCAACAGACGGGGAACAAAGGGGCAGCACCTGGGGGCGATTCTTGGATATGGTTGACAAGTTACAGCAGGATACCT GAAAAAGCATTGGAAGGCTACTGCAAAAAAGTTCATCAATTTTGTCCTCCAGGCCGACCAGGACCTGTAGGACCTCCGGGTACAGAAGGTCCAAAGGGTGAAAGAGGTGATAAAGGGTTTCCCGGAGTCCCCGGACAAATGGGTCATCGAG GACTACCAGGATTTCCAGGAGAAAAGGGTTCCCAAGGTCGTTCTGGTTTAGACGGTCGGGATGGAATTCCAGGCGAACCAGGATTAGACGGAATGCCAGGACGGAATGGTTACGATGGTGTTCCTGGGGTTAATGGCAAGCCGGGTCTTCCAGGTAAAGATGGACGCAATGGAACTGACG GTAAATCAGGACTACCGGGACCACAAGGTCCTCCAGGACCTCAAGGACCTAAGG GCCTTACGGGCCCTAAAGGTAAACCAGGAAGACATGGCAGGGATGGAGATCCAGGCAAACCCGGAGGTACATTTTATCAGATAAATGGAAAAAACATATCGGAATTACTCATACCACCGTCAATTGCCG GGGCTCAACTAAATCCCATGGGGCCCATTGTAGTACACGAGGGAGAAAATGTTCGATTGCACTGCTCAGCAACTGGTAATCCAAATCCTCACGTGACCTGGATGAAGCTGGGAAAACGACCCATAAGCAGGGGAGCTTGGCAAG ataCGGGAGTCTCAGGCCATactttaaatataacaaaagttaacagagTTCATATGGGACAATACAAATGCCTCGCAGACAATGGCATTCCACCACAAGCAAGCCAAACATTTAATCTGGAAGTGTATT TTCCGCCCCTTATCCGGATATACAATCAGGTTGTTGAAGTGCCAACTGGATCTTCTGCTGTTCTGGAATGTGAAACCGAAGCTTATCCAGAATCTATTCG ATATTGGGAAAGATCGGATGGACGTCTCTTagaaaatggaaataaatatCAGATTGACAATTCATTAGATCGAGATCTTTACAAAGCCAAAATGCAGTTGAACATAACCAGAGTTCATCCAAACGACATGAGTTACAAATATTATTGCGTTactaaaaatgaattaaaaactATTAGGGGAGAACTGCAAATTCAAG AGCAACAACCTGGAAGATCACGGCAACAACTTAACGACAAAAAAACTAGTGTATATGGCAACCTACCGCCTGTCCAGGTTTCAGAAGAAGATTTGTGTGGACCACCTGTCCAATGTCCTGAATGTGAAACGTGTAGTGCAAGTGGCGTATCCTTAATTGATTTGATAAGTCGATGGAACATTAGAAAATTTGGAAACATAATGTATGACGGCGATTTTCCAAACAGAACAATTA ACTGTGTTTTATATGCTGTTGGTAAGCCTGTTTACCATCGTTATACTGAACACAATAACGGTTGCTGGATGAGAGATTCCAATCCACAACTCGAGAAGGATTCTGAAAAATTTTGGGTAACTCAAGAAGACGATCCCAAACATCTTTACGAATTTGATAACAAAACAATGTTTAGGAGGAACACCCCTTCAAA GAAGTACCCTTTAAGCTATCAGTTTAAAGGAAATGCACACGTGGTATACAATGGATCTTTTTATTATCATGCAAAATCGACCAACAggataataaaattcagtttACTAACAGGAAATTCGTACAATTTAAGTTTGCCATTTCCCTATTCAAGTAATTCAACAAACCTCTACACAGGCCAATTCAATTATATGGATTTCAATGTGGATGATAACGGACTATGGGTAATATTTCCCGTACCAGATTCTAACAACACAGCTATTATGAAG atGGACGTCAatttgatgaaaattaattacatttggAATGTGAGCATAAACCACCACAAAGTCGGCgaaatgtttattgtttgtGGAGTGCTGTACGCTGTGGACAGTGTTTCTGACAGAAACACGAAAATTCGATTTGCGTTGGATCTCTATAACGAAAAACTTTTGGACGTAAATCTTGCCTTTTCCAATCCCTTTAAAAAAACCACAATGATCGGTTACAACCACAGGAACAAA gaGTTATACACCTGGGACAAAGGAAATCAGCTCACTTATCCTGTACGCTATCACGAGTTAGATTATAATTCAACAGATAAAGACGATAAAACAATGGGAAGTGACTTTGCACAAAGAGATATGCCCACAGGTTACAACATTTATCACTGA
- the LOC138124676 gene encoding uncharacterized protein isoform X2 — MVDKLQQDTCRPGPVGPPGTEGPKGERGDKGFPGVPGQMGHRGLPGFPGEKGSQGRSGLDGRDGIPGEPGLDGMPGRNGYDGVPGVNGKPGLPGKDGRNGTDGKSGLPGPQGPPGPQGPKGLTGPKGKPGRHGRDGDPGKPGGTFYQINGKNISELLIPPSIAGAQLNPMGPIVVHEGENVRLHCSATGNPNPHVTWMKLGKRPISRGAWQDTGVSGHTLNITKVNRVHMGQYKCLADNGIPPQASQTFNLEVYFPPLIRIYNQVVEVPTGSSAVLECETEAYPESIRYWERSDGRLLENGNKYQIDNSLDRDLYKAKMQLNITRVHPNDMSYKYYCVTKNELKTIRGELQIQEQQPGRSRQQLNDKKTSVYGNLPPVQVSEEDLCGPPVQCPECETCSASGVSLIDLISRWNIRKFGNIMYDGDFPNRTINCVLYAVGKPVYHRYTEHNNGCWMRDSNPQLEKDSEKFWVTQEDDPKHLYEFDNKTMFRRNTPSKKYPLSYQFKGNAHVVYNGSFYYHAKSTNRIIKFSLLTGNSYNLSLPFPYSSNSTNLYTGQFNYMDFNVDDNGLWVIFPVPDSNNTAIMKMDVNLMKINYIWNVSINHHKVGEMFIVCGVLYAVDSVSDRNTKIRFALDLYNEKLLDVNLAFSNPFKKTTMIGYNHRNKELYTWDKGNQLTYPVRYHELDYNSTDKDDKTMGSDFAQRDMPTGYNIYH; from the exons ATGGTTGACAAGTTACAGCAGGATACCT GCCGACCAGGACCTGTAGGACCTCCGGGTACAGAAGGTCCAAAGGGTGAAAGAGGTGATAAAGGGTTTCCCGGAGTCCCCGGACAAATGGGTCATCGAG GACTACCAGGATTTCCAGGAGAAAAGGGTTCCCAAGGTCGTTCTGGTTTAGACGGTCGGGATGGAATTCCAGGCGAACCAGGATTAGACGGAATGCCAGGACGGAATGGTTACGATGGTGTTCCTGGGGTTAATGGCAAGCCGGGTCTTCCAGGTAAAGATGGACGCAATGGAACTGACG GTAAATCAGGACTACCGGGACCACAAGGTCCTCCAGGACCTCAAGGACCTAAGG GCCTTACGGGCCCTAAAGGTAAACCAGGAAGACATGGCAGGGATGGAGATCCAGGCAAACCCGGAGGTACATTTTATCAGATAAATGGAAAAAACATATCGGAATTACTCATACCACCGTCAATTGCCG GGGCTCAACTAAATCCCATGGGGCCCATTGTAGTACACGAGGGAGAAAATGTTCGATTGCACTGCTCAGCAACTGGTAATCCAAATCCTCACGTGACCTGGATGAAGCTGGGAAAACGACCCATAAGCAGGGGAGCTTGGCAAG ataCGGGAGTCTCAGGCCATactttaaatataacaaaagttaacagagTTCATATGGGACAATACAAATGCCTCGCAGACAATGGCATTCCACCACAAGCAAGCCAAACATTTAATCTGGAAGTGTATT TTCCGCCCCTTATCCGGATATACAATCAGGTTGTTGAAGTGCCAACTGGATCTTCTGCTGTTCTGGAATGTGAAACCGAAGCTTATCCAGAATCTATTCG ATATTGGGAAAGATCGGATGGACGTCTCTTagaaaatggaaataaatatCAGATTGACAATTCATTAGATCGAGATCTTTACAAAGCCAAAATGCAGTTGAACATAACCAGAGTTCATCCAAACGACATGAGTTACAAATATTATTGCGTTactaaaaatgaattaaaaactATTAGGGGAGAACTGCAAATTCAAG AGCAACAACCTGGAAGATCACGGCAACAACTTAACGACAAAAAAACTAGTGTATATGGCAACCTACCGCCTGTCCAGGTTTCAGAAGAAGATTTGTGTGGACCACCTGTCCAATGTCCTGAATGTGAAACGTGTAGTGCAAGTGGCGTATCCTTAATTGATTTGATAAGTCGATGGAACATTAGAAAATTTGGAAACATAATGTATGACGGCGATTTTCCAAACAGAACAATTA ACTGTGTTTTATATGCTGTTGGTAAGCCTGTTTACCATCGTTATACTGAACACAATAACGGTTGCTGGATGAGAGATTCCAATCCACAACTCGAGAAGGATTCTGAAAAATTTTGGGTAACTCAAGAAGACGATCCCAAACATCTTTACGAATTTGATAACAAAACAATGTTTAGGAGGAACACCCCTTCAAA GAAGTACCCTTTAAGCTATCAGTTTAAAGGAAATGCACACGTGGTATACAATGGATCTTTTTATTATCATGCAAAATCGACCAACAggataataaaattcagtttACTAACAGGAAATTCGTACAATTTAAGTTTGCCATTTCCCTATTCAAGTAATTCAACAAACCTCTACACAGGCCAATTCAATTATATGGATTTCAATGTGGATGATAACGGACTATGGGTAATATTTCCCGTACCAGATTCTAACAACACAGCTATTATGAAG atGGACGTCAatttgatgaaaattaattacatttggAATGTGAGCATAAACCACCACAAAGTCGGCgaaatgtttattgtttgtGGAGTGCTGTACGCTGTGGACAGTGTTTCTGACAGAAACACGAAAATTCGATTTGCGTTGGATCTCTATAACGAAAAACTTTTGGACGTAAATCTTGCCTTTTCCAATCCCTTTAAAAAAACCACAATGATCGGTTACAACCACAGGAACAAA gaGTTATACACCTGGGACAAAGGAAATCAGCTCACTTATCCTGTACGCTATCACGAGTTAGATTATAATTCAACAGATAAAGACGATAAAACAATGGGAAGTGACTTTGCACAAAGAGATATGCCCACAGGTTACAACATTTATCACTGA